Genomic segment of Nitrospirota bacterium:
CTGCTCGGGCGAGATTTTCTTAATCGCATACCCAGAAAAGAGGGATAGGAGAAATACTATAAGGAGCGTGAGCCTTCTCCCTTTCATAGGGAAGATTATAACCTCCTTTGGATTGCTATTTCTACAGACAAGGGCAAAATTCAGCTTGTCAAGCCAAAATACAAATGTCCTATTTTGTTATTTAGTGGTTTCTGACTACCTCTTTATTCCGCTTAAATCCCTTTTGTCAAGGAAAAAAGAACTATGGTTTATACAGCTTTGTCATTCCCCCTTTTTCATAGATGACAGGAGGCTGAATATAGGATTAAAAGGTAAGAAGGGCTGATTTACAGGATGTAGAGGGTTTATGTTATATTAAAATAAAATTTCTTAAGGAGAAGGATTTATGCTCAAGCACAAAGCAAGTTATATAGTTTCCGTTGTTGGTGCAACAGGTGCAGTTGGAAACGAGATGATAACTTGTCTTGAGTCCAGGAAATTTCCGATTGAAAGGCTTCTGCTTTTTGCCTCGGAGCGCTCAGAGGGCTTAAAGATTAATTTTCGTGGGCACGAAATCCCTGTAGAGACCATTAATGAGGACTCTTTCAAGGGCATAGATATTGCGCTTTTTTCAGCAGGCGGGGAGCGCTCTAAGCTCTGGGCTCCTATCGCCGCTAACTCAGGCTGTGTTGTCATTGACAATTCAAGCCAGTGGAGGATGGACCCAAATGTTCCGCTTGTTGTCCCTGAGGTCAACAGCCATGACCTCAAGTGGCATAAGGGCATAATTGCAAACCCCAACTGCTCCACCATACAGATGGTCGTTGTGCTTAAGCCCATACACGATGCAGGAAGGATAAAAAGGGTTGTGGTCACGACATTTCAGTCTGTCTCGGGCACTGGCAAAAAGGCAATGGATGAGCTCCTCGAGCAGACAAAAGACATCCTCGGCTTTAAGCCTGTCAGGTGCAATGTCTATCCCCATCAGATTGCATTCAACATCCTGCCTCACATAGACAAGTTCCTTCCTAATGGCTATACAAAAGAAGAGATGAAGATGGTCAATGAGACAAGAAAGATAATGGGCGACGAAACTATAAAGGTGACTGCAACCACTGTAAGGGTGCCTGTGTTTAGATGTCATTCGGAGAGCTTAAACATAGAGACCCAAAAGAAGCTCACCCCGGATGAGGTGAGGGCAATTCTTTCAAGGGCATCTGGTGTTGTGGTTTATGATGCGCCCGAAAAAAATATTTACCCCATTCCTGTTGATGTTGCAGGTAAAGACGAAACCTATGTAGGAAGAATTCGGCAGGACGACTCCATACCTAATGGCATAAACATGTGGATAGTTGCGGATAACCTAAGAAAAGGTGCTGCACTTAATGCAGTTCAGATCGCAGAAAAACTCATTGAATTGGCTTAATTCTTGCTATTTAAATAAATGGTTCTATATAATATTAATATATAACATTGTTATATAACATAGGTATTATGAGACTTTTAACCCGAAAGAAGGTAGCTTTTTTTCTGCGCGGAAAGACACTATTGTGTGTGATAGCACTCTGTTTTATTTGTGCCTGTGCCACAAAAATCCCGGTTGTTATTCAGAAAGACATCGAGGTAATAAGGCATCCCTTACAGGTATCAGAGGATGAAAAATCCGTATCCATACTAAAGGCAATCGAGGAAAGAAACAGGACAATAGAGGACGACCCATCGTGGATTAAAAACTCCTATACAGGTCTCAATATTAGAAGTCTTCGCACTATTGCAGAAAAGGAGTATTCCGAGTATAAGAAATATCTAGATAACGGCACTGTTTATATCATAGTTCATCCTGCCTATTATCCATTCTTTCAGCATAAGAAGTTTGCGGATGAGGATGGGGAGTTCTCGAAGGGAAATGTAGTTGAGAGGCTCCTTTCAATCCCTGCCCAGAATCTAATCTTCTCTGTGCTTCAGGCTCAGGAAAGACGCATGAGGGATTTCCTTGAATATAAATCCACAGAGGAAAAGCTGATTATCATTATTCTGCCCCGAAACTACCAGAAGTACTCGGGTTATATCTATAAAAGCGGCCCTGATGAGTATACCCGTTACCTGAACGAAGTAACTAATGAATCCGAGTCCGTCTTTTATCTGGATTCAAGGACCTCAACGAGAGGCTATCTGAAGGAAGACGATACTATCAAACTGGTAGAATTCCTTGCGGCAATCAATGCAAAAAAGGTTCTTATAGGCGGTGGCTATGT
This window contains:
- a CDS encoding aspartate-semialdehyde dehydrogenase, with protein sequence MLKHKASYIVSVVGATGAVGNEMITCLESRKFPIERLLLFASERSEGLKINFRGHEIPVETINEDSFKGIDIALFSAGGERSKLWAPIAANSGCVVIDNSSQWRMDPNVPLVVPEVNSHDLKWHKGIIANPNCSTIQMVVVLKPIHDAGRIKRVVVTTFQSVSGTGKKAMDELLEQTKDILGFKPVRCNVYPHQIAFNILPHIDKFLPNGYTKEEMKMVNETRKIMGDETIKVTATTVRVPVFRCHSESLNIETQKKLTPDEVRAILSRASGVVVYDAPEKNIYPIPVDVAGKDETYVGRIRQDDSIPNGINMWIVADNLRKGAALNAVQIAEKLIELA